In the Afipia sp. GAS231 genome, GCCACTTCAGAAGTCGAGCGGTGGCAAAGAGCGGCTCGGTCGTATCAGCAAGATGGGCGACAAATACCTGCGCAAGCTGCTCATTGTCGGCATGACGGCGCTTGTGCGCCGTGCAAAGCAAAATCCCGAAGGCGATCCACGGCTGGCAGATCTGCTTGCGCGAAAGCCCACAAGGGTCGCCACGGTCGCGATGGCGAACAAGACCGCACGGATTGTCTGGGCGATCATGGCACGCGGCGAAATCTAT is a window encoding:
- a CDS encoding transposase; the encoded protein is PLQKSSGGKERLGRISKMGDKYLRKLLIVGMTALVRRAKQNPEGDPRLADLLARKPTRVATVAMANKTARIVWAIMARGEIYRPGHRPALAA